The Candidatus Omnitrophota bacterium genomic sequence CCCAGAGCGCGCCGCTGCGCGATTGTTCGCAGATTTCCCTCGGGCTTAAAGCGGCGGCAAAACGCTTCCCCGGGAATAGTTCTGATGCCCAGTTATTCATATAGGCCGAACCGCAATAGGCCTCAAGACAGCCCTTAGCGCCGCAGCCGCATCGCAGGCCCTCCGGTACGATCTTCATATGCCCTGCCTCAAAAACGGAAATGTCGCCACGCGAGAAAATTTTACCGCCGGAAACAAAACCCGAACCTATTCCGGTTCCAAGCGTCAGCGCCACCAGGAAATCCGGCTTTGCCCCCCTACAGTTCTCATAGACGCCCAGCGCCGCGCAGGACGCGTCATTCTCAAAGACAAGCTTTTTAAATTTGTGATACTTCATCACGGCTTTTTTTACCGAAAAATTTTTCCAGCCGAGATTCGGCGCGCAAAAAACGAAACCCTTGCCGGGACTTATCATTCCCGGAACCGCCATTGCCGCGGCTCCTATTTCATCAAGCGGATATTTTCCGGCTATTATTTTTAATATCCCTTCTATTGTTTTTTCCGGTTTAGCCGCCGTGGGCGTTGAGAAATCAAAATGTCCGAGTGTTTTTCCCGCGGAAGAACATATTGAGACGGCGGTGTTGGTCCCGCCTATATCTATGCCCATAGCTTTCATTTTTTTCAGCCCCATATTTTCTTCCTCAAATACGCGCTCCCTATGAGCGAACCGAAACACAGAATAACTTCAGGCGAAAGAGCCGCGGCTTTCTTCAAACTCTCAACGGGAGAAGAAGTGATCTCAACGCCCGTGCCGCGGGCCCTTTTCATCAGTTCATCTCTGCCTATCTGTCTTTCATGAGGGAAAGACGAACAGAATATCTTTTCAAAAAGCCCGTTTGAAGATGATA encodes the following:
- a CDS encoding ROK family protein, with the protein product MGLKKMKAMGIDIGGTNTAVSICSSAGKTLGHFDFSTPTAAKPEKTIEGILKIIAGKYPLDEIGAAAMAVPGMISPGKGFVFCAPNLGWKNFSVKKAVMKYHKFKKLVFENDASCAALGVYENCRGAKPDFLVALTLGTGIGSGFVSGGKIFSRGDISVFEAGHMKIVPEGLRCGCGAKGCLEAYCGSAYMNNWASELFPGKRFAAALSPREICEQSRSGALWAKKIWKQYGLYLGLAVSDIVNLLVPDKIVFTGGLAGAYSEFKEGLRISMDRNILPPYRKSVSTGVCA